Proteins co-encoded in one Pseudorhizobium banfieldiae genomic window:
- a CDS encoding polysaccharide biosynthesis/export family protein, translating to MLPPSPAVGQASYTLQPGDTVQVWMAQSQDLRRDVVVGPDGGISLPLAGHVLAQGQTLLELEQTLRERLRPLFRQADLTLMLRPGRDAVIYVVGEVTEPGAFPYRSNMTVLHAIAVAGGIYRAAVLPADQDRSVIVARQVDDGKQRLRELSARILRLEGEIAGRSSILDDSNASQDPLLVQEQALMEARALTVATLEDAQRQAKQLNDRNMQALEEQVETVTRRIELARDRLKSVSNLIARGGAESSQRNRHEAEIAELEGRISALTTEMVATERAANAETARYQAARQERQTQLLTDLQAARRAYDETTERLSDSKRIMSIYGASASAAQDRSERTIGYVIIRMRDGIASELEAAETSVLQPGDLVRVRYAEHPQSTAATPNLAASASTAIGRASTSAVPETQ from the coding sequence CGCCTTCGCCGGCAGTGGGGCAAGCATCCTACACGCTACAACCCGGTGATACTGTTCAGGTTTGGATGGCGCAGTCCCAGGATCTGCGACGGGATGTCGTCGTCGGGCCAGATGGAGGAATATCACTGCCTCTTGCAGGTCACGTCCTTGCCCAGGGACAGACTCTGCTTGAGCTCGAACAGACTCTGCGTGAGCGGCTGAGGCCTTTATTCAGGCAGGCAGACCTGACGCTTATGCTGCGTCCCGGACGCGATGCGGTGATCTATGTCGTCGGCGAAGTTACCGAACCAGGCGCCTTCCCTTACAGATCGAACATGACAGTCTTGCATGCCATTGCCGTCGCGGGCGGCATATATCGCGCGGCCGTGCTTCCTGCCGACCAGGACAGGTCCGTCATTGTCGCTAGGCAAGTTGATGACGGCAAGCAGCGTCTCCGCGAATTGTCTGCGCGCATCTTGCGGCTGGAGGGCGAGATTGCAGGCCGAAGCTCCATCCTCGACGACAGCAATGCCTCGCAGGACCCCTTGCTGGTTCAGGAGCAGGCACTCATGGAGGCGCGGGCATTGACGGTTGCAACCTTGGAAGATGCACAGCGGCAGGCCAAGCAACTGAATGACCGAAACATGCAGGCGCTTGAGGAGCAGGTGGAAACGGTGACACGCCGGATCGAACTCGCCCGAGATCGACTGAAAAGCGTCTCGAACCTTATCGCGCGCGGGGGAGCGGAGAGTTCGCAACGCAACCGTCACGAAGCCGAGATTGCCGAACTCGAGGGACGGATCAGTGCACTCACAACGGAAATGGTGGCCACCGAAAGAGCCGCAAATGCTGAAACAGCGCGGTATCAGGCCGCCCGGCAGGAGCGCCAGACACAACTTCTGACCGATCTGCAGGCGGCGCGGCGGGCCTATGACGAGACTACTGAACGTCTGTCGGACAGCAAAAGGATCATGTCCATTTATGGAGCAAGCGCCAGTGCGGCACAGGACCGGAGCGAGCGGACCATCGGCTACGTTATAATCCGCATGCGCGACGGTATAGCCTCCGAGTTGGAAGCGGCTGAAACTTCAGTCCTTCAGCCGGGTGATCTCGTCCGCGTGCGATATGCGGAGCACCCGCAGTCTACCGCGGCAACGCCGAACTTGGCCGCCTCGGCCAGTACGGCCATCGGGCGTGCCTCCACTTCTGCAGTGCCGGAGACGCAGTGA